Genomic window (Polaribacter batillariae):
GGAAAATACTTATGCTAGTTTGAATAACAAAATACCCTCGGGGTATTTGGCTATTGGAGTTATGAGTGGTGGAGGTGAAATTATAATATCTCTTAATAATGATGCTACTTACGGGAACACAAAATCCTGGTATGAAGATGGTACAATTTTAGATTTATCTCCCTCATTTACTGACCTTATCAATGATATGGTAGAGATTGAGGAATAAGTAACTAAAACATGATTATTGAATTTTATTTAGAAACAAACGAAAAACCCACAAACACAGATTTGAATGATTTTGAAACACAAATAGGCAAAACTTTGCCTGATGATTATAGACAACATATGCTTGATTGGAATGGAGGTATAGTACTTCAAGATAGTTTAGAACATATAAATTTTCCAGAACATCCAGATTATGGTTTATCAGATTTGTTCCCTATAAATCATAGTACAGGAACAATTGAAACTGCTATGACTGCTTTAGGTTCTGCTTTACCTAATAATCATATACCAATAGGTAGAACTAGAGGAGGGGAACAATATTAATGTCTCTAGAAAATGATAATAGTTATGGTAATATTAAGGTAATGTTTTCAGAAGGGTTACTTCAAGATATGTCTCCTACTTTTAGTCAGTTTTTAGAAGATTTTATCGAAGGTGATGATTTATACGATGAAGAATAACTTTTCTATTTTATAATAGTTAAAAATAGTTGTAACAGAAAAACAAAAAATATAGAAATCAATTTTAAAACAGCAATTATGAAACAGTTTATAAATATTATACCCCCACCTCCCTCATGATTTCTTGATGGTAAGAATAAGTTATATGAGAATAATTTTAACATCAGGTGGAGAGTCAGAAAACTATTTTGATTTTTTAACAGGTTTTATAAAAACAAGGTTACCTATTTTACAAAGGCAATTTCGTCAAGAAAACCCATCAACAGAGGTTGATATTCCAGAATTGATAAAAAGTTTTATTGAAGTCAATATAGGAGAAAATGTTCAAATAAGTGGTGGAGTAAGTACCATAGAAAGGTACCAAAACATACGAGATAAGTTAGCTACTATCAATGTATCTATAGAATCGATTTATCTTAAAAATCGCACCTACTACGATAATTTAACAGATAAAAAAAGATATGATATAGAAGTACATTCTAGATGGACAGGGCATACCTTAGAAGAGTTAGAATATAACCAAAATAGAGATAACCAAGAATTACAAAACTTGGCTACAGTTATAGAGCAAGATGGAGTACAAGTTGTATGGATTACTTAATTTCTCTAATAGCGAGAACTTCTTACTAGTAAAAACAAAGGAAAGAATAAAAAATTAAAACAACATTAAATATGAGTTTAATAAAAACCAATTTAAAAACAGAAAAAAGAGGAGCAAAACAACCCAAGAGTATCATACCACCACCTCCATCATCATAACACTAAAGTTATTTAGAAGCAAAAAGGTAAAATAGGCTAACAAAACAGCAAAAAAAGCTGGTAGGAACACAAAACCAACCAGTAGGAGCGCGAAACTAATGAGTAGGAACACAAAACCAACAAGTAGGAATGCAAAACGAACGAGTAGGAATAGCAAACAAACCAGTAGGAACACAAAACAAACCAGTAGGAACACAAAACAAACCAGTAGGAACACAAAATAAACAAGTAGGAATAGAAAACCAACAAAGAGTAAGGGAGAAAAGTTAGAAAAAGAAGAAGGAAAACGCTAAAAAAAAATAAAAAAATGGCAAAGAATAAGAAATCAGAGGCTGCACTATTAGAGCAATGGCATGTAGCCATAGAATCAAGTGATTTATTCATAAAGTTTACCTTAAACAATCAAGAAACAGATAGATCTTCAGGGAGAAATGAAGTTGCATCAAGAAAAAGAGTAGCAAACACTTCGCAAAACTACCCTCTATTATTAAAAATCGCTTTAAATCTCTTAAAAAAATGAAAAAACCAAGAAGCAGGGAATTAAAGGGAAAAGGCTAAAAGCAGACTAAGATAATCAGGATTCGCTTAAAGTGTTAAAAATAAAAGTACGAGCTTGCCCTAATGCAATTAGGTAAACAACTCTGGTGTTCTGTTTTATTATTTAACTTTGTAGAAATAATATTTATTGTCATGAGAAACATTCTATTTTTAATCTTTTTAAGCTATTTAATTTCTTGTAAATCAGAAATCGACCCCAAAAACCGAATTAAAGAAGATGTTACTTTTTTGGCTTCGGATCAATTAGAAGGAAGACAAACAGGAACTCAAGGCGAAAAAAAAGCCGCCAAATATATTGCTAACCGTTTTAGAGAATTGGGTTTACAGCCTAAAGGAACACAAGAATATTTACAACCTTTTACTTTTAAGCCAAAAACAAATCCTCATGACGAAGTTAAGTTTAATGTAAATGGAGATGGAACCATTACTGGTAATAATGTGATTGGTTATATTGATAACAAAGCTGAAAACACCATAATTATTGGCGCTCATTACGATCATTTGGGGTTTGGTGGCAAAGGTTCTTTGTACAAAGATGCTATAAAAATGGTGCATAATGGTGCAGATGATAATGCTTCTGGTGTTGCAATTCTGCTAAATTTAGCTTCTAAATTGAAAAAGAAAAACACCAATAATAACTATTTATTCATGGCATTTTCTGGCGAAGAAATGGGCCTTTTAGGTTCTAACTACTTTGTGAAAAACCCCACAATTAATACCAAAAAAGTATCTTATATGATAAATATGGATATGGTGGGTCGTTTAAAAAAAGATAGTACTTTGGCTGTTTACGGCACTGGAACTTCGCCAATTTTTAAGCAAGTTTTAAAATCGCATAACCATAATTTTAAATTAATTCAACAAGAATCTGGTGTTGGACCAAGTGATCACACAAGTTTTTATTTGGCAGATATTCCTGTATTGCATTTTTTTACAGGACAGCATGAAGATTATCACAAACCAGGAGACGATTCAGAAAAACTAAACTACGATGGAATGTATTTAATTGCTGATTATATTTTTAATTTAATAACAGATTTAGATGATAATGGAAAATTAGCTTTTAGTAAAACCAAAAATGAAAGTGAAAATTCTCCTCGTTTTAAAGTGGCTTTGGGAGTAATTCCAGATTATATGTTCGATGGAAAAGGAATGCGAATTGATGGAATTTCCGAAGACAAACCCGCACAAAAAGCGGGCTTACAAAAAGGCGATATCGTTGTTAAATTAGGAGATAGTTTAGTAACCAATATGATGAGCTATATGCGTGCGCTATCTGTTTTTGAAAAAGGAAATAAAACAAAAGTAGTTGTAAAAAGAGGTAAAAAAGAAGTTGAGACAACCGTTATTTTTTAATTCAATTCTAAATCTTTCTTATTTCGAATACGCTAAATAGAGTTTCTACACTTTGGCTCTTGGGTATTTTTGAAAATAATTATTTAAAGATTGCCATTCTTACCAACATTATTTTTATGTTAAGCCTAGGTTTTGGACGAATTTTAAGTTTGTTTTTAGATGGAACCCCAATTTTCGTTTATATTTTCGGCACTTTTGCTGAATTGTTTCTTGGGTTTTATGGAGTTTAGATTTTGAAGAAATTTTCTAAAACCATCTAAAAGTACGATGCGCTAAATACCTACAAGGTTTTTGAAACCTTGTAGGAAAACACTAATTTTGCAAAAAAATAAATTCGATTTTGGTAAAAATAGGCAACATAGAATTACCCGATTTTCCACTTTTATTAGCACCCATGGAAGACGTTTCGGATCCACCATTTAGAGCTTTGTGCAAAGAAAATGGGGCAGATGTTGTTTATACAGAATTTATTTCTTCGGAAGGTTTAATTAGAGACGCTGCAAAAAGTGTTATGAAATTAGACATTTATGAAAAAGAACGTCCTGTTGGAATTCAAATTTTTGGTGCGAATTTAAATTCGATGTTAAAAACGGTAGAAATTGTCGAGAAATCGAATCCAGATATTATCGATATCAACTTTGGTTGCCCTGTAAAAAAAGTCGTTTCTAAAGGTGCTGGCGCAGGAATTTTAAAAGACATCGATTTAATGGTTTCGCTTACAGAAGCCATGGTAAAACACACAAATTTGCCCATTACTGTAAAAACACGTTTGGGCTGGGATCACGACTCCATTAGAATTGTAGAAGTTGCAGAACGTTTGCAAGATGTGGGCTGTGCAGCCATTTCTATTCATGGTAGAACGCGTGCACAAATGTATAAAGGAGATGCCGATTGGCAACCCATTGCAGAGGTAAAAAACAACCAAAGAATGCACATTCCTGTTTTTGGAAATGGTGATGTTACAACACCAGAAAGAGCTATGGAAATGCGCGATAAATATGGGTTAGATGGCGCTATGATTGGTAGAGCTTCTATTGGGTATCCTTGGTTTTTTAATGAAGTAAAACACTTTTTTAAAACTGGAGAATATTTGGCAAAACCTACAATTGCACAACGCGTAGAAATGGCAAGAAGACACTTACAAATGGCCATTGATTGGAAAGGACCTGTTTTGGGGGTTTTTGAAACCAGAAGGCATTACACCAATTACTTTAAAGGAATTCCGCATTTTAAAGAATATCGAATGAAAATGGTTACTTCAGACGATGCAAAAGATGTTTTTGCTGCTTTTGATGAAGTAGAAGCCAAATTTGGAAATGCGATTATTCCTGAATATGAGTAATTTTATCTTTCAATAAACACTTCAGAAATTCTACTGCTTGCAATTCTCGCCGCTAAATATCCCAAAATTGTAATGGTTAGAATTACAATAAACAAGTTCGAAAAGCGAAACTCTACTGGATAAGCCAAATCTGGAACAATCATAAAAAGTTCGAACTTCTTTTGAAGAAATACCAAAAGTATCGCTAAAAAAAGTCCAATACACATTCCAAAAAGAGTTAGCAAAAACCCTTGTAATACAAATATTTTTTAATTTCTTTTACAGAAGCTCCTAAGCTAAGCAGTGTTTTTAGGTTTTGTTTTTTGTCGATAATCATCATAATAATTGCCCCAATAACATTAAATAAAGCAATAATAACAATTAGTGTAAATATTAAATAAGAAACAAAATTCTCTGTATTAATTACTTTATAAAGCACTTCATTTAATTGTTCTTTGGTTTGTATTTTAAAATCTGTGCCTAATTTTTCTTGTAAATTCTCTGCCACCAAATTGGCCTCGTTCGAATTTTTTAATTTTAATTCTAAACCTGTAATTTCGTTTTCTTGAAATCTTAAAAGTTCAGATGCATCTTTAAAATCTACAAAAACATATTTGCCTTCAAAATCTTCTGTACCAGAGTAAATGCCAACAATTTGGGTTTCTAGCTTGTAAAATGGTTGTCTAGGATTTATAAAACCGGTTCCAGGTTTTGGTACATTAATTGTTAATGGCTCTCCATAATTTAAAATTCCTAAAGAAAGTTTGTTAGAAATTCCTCTTCCTATTACAGCTGTATTTCTAAAATCTCTTTGAAGCCAAGTTCCTTGACTTAAGGAAGAATCTATTTGTGTAATTTGGACATAGTTTTCATCTACACCTTTTATATAGGCAATTTCACTTTTATCGTTATATTCTAAAAAAACACGTTCTTCTATTACTTTTGATATGATTTCTATGAGAGAATTATCTGCTAGTATTTGTTTTGTCTTATCATCTAACAAAAAAGATTTTCCTTTTGTTGTTGTTATTTTAATATCTGGATCAGAAAAATCTAAAAACCTATAATTAAATGTTTTTAAGCCAGAAAAGCCAGAAAGGATAATAAAAAGTGCAAAAGAGCCCACAATAACACCAAAAGAAGCGATTATTGTGATAATATTTATGGCATTATTGCTAGTTTTTGTAAATAAATATCTTTTAGCTATAAACAAAGGGAAGCTTAAAGATTTTGCTTTCGCGCTATCTGACATTGTAAGAATTTAGATTTTTTTACGTTTTGGCAAAATATCAGGATTTTTAATAGGGTTTTCGTCCTCGCCTTTTAAAGATTTATCTATATCTTCTATATAATCTAAAGTATCGTCACCAAAAAATAATAATTCTGGCATTCTTCTTAATTGATTTCTGGTTCTTTTTGCCATTTCATGACGAATTAAAGGTGTATTCGATTGAATTCCTTTTACAATTTCGTCTCTTTTTTCTGAAGGAAAAATACTTAAATATACCTTTGCAACTCCCAAATCTGAAGTTACATAAACTTTAGAAACAGAAATAATTACTCCTTTCATTCCATCTTGTGCTGCCTTTTGTAACACATCTACCAAGTCTTTTTGTAAGACTCCCGCTATTTTTTGTTGTCTGTTTGTTTCTTCCATAGTACAAATTTACAATTTTTTAGAGAGTTAAACTCTTTCTTATAAAAACAAAAATCTCAAAGTATTGGCTACTTTGAGATTTGTAAAGTTTATAATTTGTATTCTTAGTCTGCTAAGATAATCGCTTTGTTATCATTTAATTCTAAAGTACCAGAGTTTATGGCTAAGGTAATTACTTTATCATCGTCTATTTGTTGTTCTAATTTTCCATGCAAATCGTCTAAAACTAAATGGTCTTGAGAATGTACATGAATTTTAACAACACCTTCTTTTAAAATTGAAACGATAGGTGCGTGATTATCTAACATTTGAAATTCTCCATTTACACCAGGAACAGATACTGCATCTACTTCTGATGAAAATAAAATCGCCTCTGGCGTTACAATTTCTAAAAACATATTTTTAGTTTTTAGTTGTTAGTTGTTAGTTGTTAGTGTGTAACTGCCAACTGCAACTGCCAACTGATTGATTTTTTTAAGCTTCTGCTAACATTTTTTCTCCAGCATCAATTGCATCTTGTATAGAACCTCTTAGGTTAAATGCAGCTTCTGGATATTTATCGAGTTCACCATCCATAATCATATTAAACCCTTTAATGGTATCTTTAATATCAACTAAAACACCAGGAATACCTGTAAATTGTTCAGCTACATGGAATGGTTGAGATAAGAAACGTTGTACACGTCTTGCTCTGTGAACTACTAATTTATCTTCTTCAGATAATTCTTCCATACCTAAAATTGCGATAATGTCTTGTAGTTCTTTATATCGTTGTAAAATTTCTTTTACTCTTTGTGCACAATTATAGTGTTCGTCACCTAAAATTTCTGCAGATAAAATTCTCGAAGTAGAATCTAAAGGATCTACTGCAGGATAAATACCTAATTCTGCAATTTTACGAGACAATACTGTTGTTGCATCTAAATGCGCAAAAGTTGTGGCTGGTGCTGGATCTGTTAAATCATCTGCAGGCACATAAACTGCTTGTACAGAGGTAATTGAACCTTTTTTAGTTGATGTAATACGTTCTTGCATTGCACCCATTTCTGTTGCTAATGTTGGTTGGTAACCTACTGCAGAAGGCATACGCCCTAATAATGCAGATACTTCTGAACCTGCTTGTGTAAAACGGAAAATATTATCTACGAAGAAAAGTACGTCTTTTCCTTGACCATCTCCTGCTCCATCTCTAAAATATTCTGCAATTGTTAAACCAGATAATGCAACACGTGCACGTGCTCCAGGTGGCTCGTTCATTTGCCCAAATACGAAAGTTGCTTTAGAATCTCTCATTCCAGCTTTATCTACTTTAGATAAATCCCATCCGCCTTCTTCCATAGAATGCATAAAATCGTCTCCGTATTTAATAATACCAGATTCTAACATTTCACGCAATAAGTCGTTTCCTTCACGAGTTCTTTCACCAACTCCTGCAAAAACAGATAAACCACCATGACCTTTGGCAATATTGTTAATTAATTCTTGAATTAGTACAGTTTTACCTACTCCTGCTCCACCAAATAACCCAATTTTACCTCCTTTTGCATATGGTTCAATTAAATCAATTACTTTAATTCCTGTAAATAAAACTTCTGTAGAAACAGATAAGTCTTCGAATTTAGGTGCAGCTCTATGGATTGGTAAACCATCATTTCCTTCTTTCTTTAAGCTTCCTAAACCATCAATTGCATCTCCAGTTACGTTAAACAAACGACCATAAATATCGTTTCCAATTGGCATTTGAATAGGGTTTCCTGTAGCAATAACTTCAACGCCTCTGCTCAATCCATCAGTAGCATCCATAGCAATGGTTCTAACTGTATCTTCTCCAATATGTTGTTGTACTTCTAATACTAAAATAGAACCATCAGCTTTTTTAATTTCTAATGAATCGTAAATTTTAGGAAGTTCTGTGTTTTCTGTATCGAATTCAACATCAATTACTGGCCCAATAATTTGAGAAACTTTTCCTGTTGTTGTAGACATTCTGTATCTAATTATAATTATTATTTATGTTTTGAGATTTAGCATCTCATTTTCAGGTTGCAAAGGTAATTCTTTTGTATGTAATTAAAAAAGTTTTTAAATTAAAAAAAACAACTGTGATACAAAATAAAAAGCCTCACCATAAAGGTGAGGCTTTTGCTTATAAATTTTTAAGAAGAATTATTTCTTGTTTGTTACTTTAATAACAACTCTTCTGTTTTGAGCTCTACCAGCTCTTGTTTTATTTGTTGCGATTGGCTCTCCTTCTCCATAACCAATTGCTTCTAATCTTGTTGTACTAATTCCTTGTTTTACTAAGTAGTCTCTTACAGCGATTGCTCTTTTTTCTGACAATCTTAAGTTTAATGGAGCAGAACCTGAACTATCTGTGTGACCTTCAATTACAAAAGTAGCTTGCGGGTTGTTATTCATAACTCTTACTACTTCGTTTAACTTATCAGTAACTCCTGGTTTGAAAGAAGATTTACCTACGTTAAAGAAAATTGATTTTGCAACCTCTCCTACAACAGTTTCATCTTCAGCAGTAATTACTGGCTTAGGACATCCGTTGTTAGATGCTGGACCTGCAACAGAAGGGCACTTATCGTCTTTATCTAAAACACCATCTCCATCTGTATCTGGCCAAGGGCAACCTCCATTAGACACAGGACCTGCAACTGAAGGACATTTGTCGTTTTTGTTGATGACACCATCTCCATCAGAATCTGGACAACCTTTGTTAGCTTTTGTTCCTTTATCGTTAGGACACATATCGTCTTTATCTGCAACTCCATCTCCATCAGAATCTGGACAACCGTTCATTGCAGCTAAACCAGCTACGTTAGGACAAGCATCATCAGAATCTTTGATTCCATCTCCATCTGCATCAGGACAACCATTGAATTCTTTTAAACCTGCAACTTCTGGACAAGCATCGTCTTTGTCATATACTCCATCTCCATCTGTATCTTTTCCACCAAATTGAATTACTAAACCTAAAGTAGTTTGGTAGTGAGCTCTTACTTTATCAGCAAAACCTTTTTTGGTTCCTGTTTGGAAGTTTAAACCTAAGTTATCGCTAAACCAAGTGTTAAAACCAATACCTGCGTTTAACATACCTTCTCCACTTGAATCAACAGAAGTATAACCTCCTCCTAAATATACATAAGGATCGAACCAACCTGTTTCTCCAATTAAATTGTTAATGTCGTACTTTACGATAGCGTCCACCCCCCAGTATAGGAAATCTGAATCGTTTTTTTCAACTAATGTTTCAATTTTGTTTAAAGACCCAGCTAATTGTAAAGAGAATCCTTTGTCTAGATATCTATCTACAGAGATTCTAGAGATGGATGGTAATACATTCCAGTCGCTATTACCAAATAAATCTTTAACCTGAGTACTGAAGTCATCAGTATTATAAAAATCTACATTGTTTAATCCAAAACCTACAGCCCAAGGGTTGTTTTCGTCTTGTGCATTTACGTTGCTAACTGTTACCAACGCAAACAAAGCTATCACAGCTAATTTTAATCGTTTCATTATCAAATTTTTAAATTAAAAGTTCGTTATTTTAATTGCAAAAGTAAGTTGTTAAAACTTATCTACAAAGACAAATCTACAAAATATTACTAAAATTACAAGTTTTTTTTAATTATTCTAAATAACATTTAAGCTTTTTCCTACTTTTTTAAAGGCCATAATTGCTTTGTCTAAATGTTCTTTTGTGTGTGCTGCAGATAACTGTACTCGTATTCTAGCTTTTTCTTTTGGAACTACTGGAAAAAAGAAACCTATTACATAAATACCTTCTTCTAGCAACTTATTTGCCATGGTTTGCGATAATTTGGCATCATACAGCATTACTGGAACAATGGCTGCATCTGCACCTACTAAGTCGAATCCTGCTTTTTCCATTTCTGTTCGAAAGTAATGGGTATTCCATTCTAATTGGTCACGTAAAGTAGTATCGTTAGAAATAATATCGAATACTTTTAAAGATGCGCCTACGATTGCAGGAGCTAAAGAATTGGAAAACAAATAGGGTCTTGAACGCTGGCGCAAAATTTCTATAATTTCTTTTCTACCAGTTGTATAACCACCCATTGCCCCTCCTAATGCTTTTCCTAAGGTTCCTGTAACGATATCTACTCTATCCATTACGTTTTTAAGCTCTACAGTTCCTCTTCCTGTTTTGCCTATAAAACCGGTTGCATGGCATTCATCTACCATAACCAA
Coding sequences:
- a CDS encoding SMI1/KNR4 family protein; translated protein: MIIEFYLETNEKPTNTDLNDFETQIGKTLPDDYRQHMLDWNGGIVLQDSLEHINFPEHPDYGLSDLFPINHSTGTIETAMTALGSALPNNHIPIGRTRGGEQY
- the dusB gene encoding tRNA dihydrouridine synthase DusB; protein product: MVKIGNIELPDFPLLLAPMEDVSDPPFRALCKENGADVVYTEFISSEGLIRDAAKSVMKLDIYEKERPVGIQIFGANLNSMLKTVEIVEKSNPDIIDINFGCPVKKVVSKGAGAGILKDIDLMVSLTEAMVKHTNLPITVKTRLGWDHDSIRIVEVAERLQDVGCAAISIHGRTRAQMYKGDADWQPIAEVKNNQRMHIPVFGNGDVTTPERAMEMRDKYGLDGAMIGRASIGYPWFFNEVKHFFKTGEYLAKPTIAQRVEMARRHLQMAIDWKGPVLGVFETRRHYTNYFKGIPHFKEYRMKMVTSDDAKDVFAAFDEVEAKFGNAIIPEYE
- a CDS encoding DUF4345 family protein, whose product is MGIFENNYLKIAILTNIIFMLSLGFGRILSLFLDGTPIFVYIFGTFAELFLGFYGV
- the rbfA gene encoding 30S ribosome-binding factor RbfA, with amino-acid sequence MEETNRQQKIAGVLQKDLVDVLQKAAQDGMKGVIISVSKVYVTSDLGVAKVYLSIFPSEKRDEIVKGIQSNTPLIRHEMAKRTRNQLRRMPELLFFGDDTLDYIEDIDKSLKGEDENPIKNPDILPKRKKI
- a CDS encoding M28 family peptidase, translated to MRNILFLIFLSYLISCKSEIDPKNRIKEDVTFLASDQLEGRQTGTQGEKKAAKYIANRFRELGLQPKGTQEYLQPFTFKPKTNPHDEVKFNVNGDGTITGNNVIGYIDNKAENTIIIGAHYDHLGFGGKGSLYKDAIKMVHNGADDNASGVAILLNLASKLKKKNTNNNYLFMAFSGEEMGLLGSNYFVKNPTINTKKVSYMINMDMVGRLKKDSTLAVYGTGTSPIFKQVLKSHNHNFKLIQQESGVGPSDHTSFYLADIPVLHFFTGQHEDYHKPGDDSEKLNYDGMYLIADYIFNLITDLDDNGKLAFSKTKNESENSPRFKVALGVIPDYMFDGKGMRIDGISEDKPAQKAGLQKGDIVVKLGDSLVTNMMSYMRALSVFEKGNKTKVVVKRGKKEVETTVIF
- a CDS encoding OmpA family protein — encoded protein: MKRLKLAVIALFALVTVSNVNAQDENNPWAVGFGLNNVDFYNTDDFSTQVKDLFGNSDWNVLPSISRISVDRYLDKGFSLQLAGSLNKIETLVEKNDSDFLYWGVDAIVKYDINNLIGETGWFDPYVYLGGGYTSVDSSGEGMLNAGIGFNTWFSDNLGLNFQTGTKKGFADKVRAHYQTTLGLVIQFGGKDTDGDGVYDKDDACPEVAGLKEFNGCPDADGDGIKDSDDACPNVAGLAAMNGCPDSDGDGVADKDDMCPNDKGTKANKGCPDSDGDGVINKNDKCPSVAGPVSNGGCPWPDTDGDGVLDKDDKCPSVAGPASNNGCPKPVITAEDETVVGEVAKSIFFNVGKSSFKPGVTDKLNEVVRVMNNNPQATFVIEGHTDSSGSAPLNLRLSEKRAIAVRDYLVKQGISTTRLEAIGYGEGEPIATNKTRAGRAQNRRVVIKVTNKK
- the atpD gene encoding F0F1 ATP synthase subunit beta, whose product is MSTTTGKVSQIIGPVIDVEFDTENTELPKIYDSLEIKKADGSILVLEVQQHIGEDTVRTIAMDATDGLSRGVEVIATGNPIQMPIGNDIYGRLFNVTGDAIDGLGSLKKEGNDGLPIHRAAPKFEDLSVSTEVLFTGIKVIDLIEPYAKGGKIGLFGGAGVGKTVLIQELINNIAKGHGGLSVFAGVGERTREGNDLLREMLESGIIKYGDDFMHSMEEGGWDLSKVDKAGMRDSKATFVFGQMNEPPGARARVALSGLTIAEYFRDGAGDGQGKDVLFFVDNIFRFTQAGSEVSALLGRMPSAVGYQPTLATEMGAMQERITSTKKGSITSVQAVYVPADDLTDPAPATTFAHLDATTVLSRKIAELGIYPAVDPLDSTSRILSAEILGDEHYNCAQRVKEILQRYKELQDIIAILGMEELSEEDKLVVHRARRVQRFLSQPFHVAEQFTGIPGVLVDIKDTIKGFNMIMDGELDKYPEAAFNLRGSIQDAIDAGEKMLAEA
- a CDS encoding ABC transporter permease, with protein sequence MSDSAKAKSLSFPLFIAKRYLFTKTSNNAINIITIIASFGVIVGSFALFIILSGFSGLKTFNYRFLDFSDPDIKITTTKGKSFLLDDKTKQILADNSLIEIISKVIEERVFLEYNDKSEIAYIKGVDENYVQITQIDSSLSQGTWLQRDFRNTAVIGRGISNKLSLGILNYGEPLTINVPKPGTGFINPRQPFYKLETQIVGIYSGTEDFEGKYVFVDFKDASELLRFQENEITGLELKLKNSNEANLVAENLQEKLGTDFKIQTKEQLNEVLYKVINTENFVSYLIFTLIVIIALFNVIGAIIMMIIDKKQNLKTLLSLGASVKEIKKYLYYKGFC
- a CDS encoding F0F1 ATP synthase subunit epsilon; this translates as MFLEIVTPEAILFSSEVDAVSVPGVNGEFQMLDNHAPIVSILKEGVVKIHVHSQDHLVLDDLHGKLEQQIDDDKVITLAINSGTLELNDNKAIILAD